A single region of the Prevotella sp. HUN102 genome encodes:
- a CDS encoding C10 family peptidase, which yields MKVQFIWVFLALSLFQLTSCTQDADVLISEKKEFVSENNLDELLAISSSPQRSKDEALAIARQFSTTSTRSNSMAKSQFSNDFEIDVVLADKTPKTYSTNSNEIVAVDTMLYVLNRKDNNGFFIISGDKRLPDLLGHSLEGHLDKDNVDDNSGFSVFLSRLPAYYQSTLDEFYARLDSLEALEQATEDDEPLTYRRRRRPRPARYRYEYSDWSEVSKSPVLVPVTWRQRHPFNDEAPLIDNQHALAGCVATATAQLLTAFKYPLSYEGIAFDWDLLTKYSKYYSYSGEEYKVYSKQVAALLRKIGDKIGNSWGLEGTGARTERIPGLLREMGYRHTPGITSYDTDGIISSIAQNRPAILEGYSEHRKKGWFIFKRDVYSSGHDWIVDGFLRQERTVKKILKKTNAVVETKTESRILLHCNWGWNGSYNGYFNPGVFDSHSPMLSDPYTRSISLIENNKEGYFQYKIRNILHIHP from the coding sequence ATGAAAGTACAATTTATCTGGGTGTTTCTTGCACTCTCCTTATTCCAACTTACATCTTGCACTCAAGATGCGGACGTTTTAATTTCTGAGAAAAAGGAATTTGTATCGGAGAACAACTTGGACGAACTCCTTGCCATATCATCCTCCCCACAGCGTTCCAAGGATGAGGCGTTAGCTATTGCAAGACAATTTTCGACGACAAGTACCCGTTCTAATTCCATGGCAAAATCTCAGTTCTCCAATGATTTCGAGATAGATGTTGTCTTAGCAGATAAAACGCCCAAGACTTACTCAACGAATTCTAACGAGATAGTAGCCGTAGATACGATGCTGTATGTGCTAAACCGAAAAGATAACAACGGTTTCTTTATCATTTCGGGCGACAAGCGACTGCCTGACCTGCTTGGTCATTCTCTTGAAGGTCATCTGGATAAAGACAATGTTGATGACAACTCTGGTTTTTCCGTCTTCTTGAGCCGTCTTCCTGCCTACTATCAATCTACGCTTGATGAATTTTATGCAAGGCTTGATTCTTTGGAAGCACTTGAACAAGCAACAGAGGATGATGAGCCTTTAACATATAGGAGAAGACGTCGTCCAAGACCAGCAAGATATAGATATGAATACTCTGATTGGAGTGAAGTATCAAAATCTCCAGTTCTTGTTCCTGTAACTTGGCGACAAAGACACCCATTCAACGATGAAGCTCCTCTTATTGATAACCAGCATGCATTGGCTGGCTGTGTCGCAACGGCAACGGCTCAACTACTCACCGCTTTCAAATATCCTTTGTCATATGAGGGGATAGCATTCGACTGGGACTTGTTGACAAAATATTCTAAATACTACAGTTATAGTGGAGAGGAATACAAGGTTTATTCAAAGCAGGTTGCCGCATTACTAAGAAAGATAGGTGACAAAATAGGAAATTCATGGGGATTAGAGGGGACTGGGGCAAGAACAGAACGGATTCCCGGACTTCTAAGAGAAATGGGATATCGACATACTCCCGGAATAACCTCTTATGACACAGATGGTATAATCTCCAGTATCGCCCAAAATAGACCAGCTATATTGGAAGGGTATTCTGAGCATCGAAAAAAAGGATGGTTTATCTTTAAAAGGGATGTATATAGTAGTGGACATGATTGGATTGTCGATGGCTTTTTAAGACAAGAGCGAACCGTGAAGAAGATTCTCAAAAAAACGAATGCTGTTGTTGAAACAAAAACAGAATCGAGAATATTATTGCATTGTAATTGGGGGTGGAATGGTTCATATAACGGTTACTTTAATCCTGGTGTCTTTGATTCCCATTCTCCTATGTTATCAGATCCTTATACCCGTTCCATTTCTTTGATAGAAAACAACAAAGAAGGATATTTTCAATATAAGATTAGAAATATTCTACACATTCACCCATAA
- a CDS encoding helix-turn-helix domain-containing protein, which produces MEHEIVNKETPEMKQLISGIREVSKRLREIAQTHRPLFGGEIYLTGREVCERLFVSPRTLQDYRDKGIIPYTQIAGKILYKLSDINRLLQENYRR; this is translated from the coding sequence ATGGAACACGAAATCGTAAACAAAGAAACGCCCGAGATGAAACAACTCATCTCAGGCATCAGAGAAGTGAGTAAACGCCTTCGGGAGATTGCCCAAACGCACCGTCCACTGTTCGGAGGAGAAATCTATCTTACGGGGCGAGAAGTCTGCGAACGGCTTTTCGTCAGCCCTCGCACCTTGCAGGATTATCGGGACAAGGGCATTATCCCCTACACCCAAATCGCAGGAAAGATACTCTACAAGCTCTCCGACATCAACAGACTGCTACAGGAGAATTATCGGAGATAA
- a CDS encoding helix-turn-helix domain-containing protein, producing the protein MRFTAIDTSAWEKLKKSIEELALCMREEFGTKPEVPDLLHNGDVCRILNISKRTLQHYRDTSVLPFIQIGHKCYYKREDVEALLKKSNRKIQ; encoded by the coding sequence ATGAGATTTACCGCCATCGACACCTCCGCTTGGGAGAAACTGAAAAAGAGCATCGAAGAGTTGGCTCTTTGTATGAGAGAGGAGTTCGGCACGAAGCCCGAAGTCCCCGACCTGTTGCACAACGGGGATGTGTGCCGAATACTGAACATCAGCAAACGAACGCTCCAGCACTATCGGGACACTTCCGTGCTGCCCTTTATCCAAATCGGGCATAAATGCTATTACAAACGTGAGGATGTGGAAGCACTCCTCAAAAAGTCGAACCGAAAAATACAATGA
- a CDS encoding VapE domain-containing protein, with amino-acid sequence MKKEEKKSPSKNAQIEEFLSARYEFRYNTVLHRAEYRPRGMDDYTAIDRYRINTLKRALDKEADVQTSPENLYSIIESDFSPRINPVQAYFQALPLTNGNAEAITALADCVSVTHPEKWKEYLTKWLVAVVANAMDDKQCRNHTCLVLTGEQGKFKTTFLDLLCPPALSDYRYTGKIYPQEKDVLSLIGQNLIINIDDQLKALNKRDENELKNLITCPQVKYRMPYEKHIEERPHLASFVASVNGNDFLTDPTGSRRFLPFEVLAIEIDRAKSIPMDAVYSEAKTRLNEGFRYWFNDEEIAELHRNSEAFQVYTTEMELLLRYFTFPTEAETATKRFYMTNSEIVGYLSCYTRQPLSTKRMGEALRKAGYTRECRRINGNPVYVYAVRKIYPEQPP; translated from the coding sequence ATGAAAAAAGAAGAGAAGAAAAGCCCCTCCAAGAACGCCCAAATAGAAGAGTTCCTTTCGGCTCGTTACGAGTTTCGATACAACACCGTGTTGCATCGAGCGGAGTATCGTCCACGAGGAATGGACGATTACACAGCCATAGACCGCTACCGTATCAACACCCTCAAACGAGCGTTGGACAAGGAAGCCGATGTACAGACCTCGCCCGAGAATCTGTACAGCATCATCGAAAGCGATTTCTCCCCACGCATCAATCCCGTGCAAGCCTATTTCCAAGCCTTACCGCTGACGAATGGAAATGCGGAAGCCATCACCGCCCTTGCCGACTGCGTGAGCGTAACCCATCCCGAGAAATGGAAAGAATACCTCACCAAGTGGTTAGTGGCAGTGGTCGCCAATGCGATGGACGACAAGCAGTGTCGTAACCATACCTGCCTTGTGCTGACAGGCGAGCAGGGCAAATTCAAGACCACATTCCTTGACCTGCTCTGTCCCCCAGCTTTATCCGACTACCGCTATACAGGAAAGATATACCCACAGGAGAAGGACGTGCTGAGCCTTATCGGGCAGAACCTCATCATCAACATTGACGACCAACTCAAAGCCCTTAACAAACGGGACGAGAATGAACTGAAGAACCTCATTACCTGTCCGCAGGTGAAGTACCGTATGCCTTACGAGAAGCATATCGAGGAGCGCCCCCACTTGGCAAGTTTCGTGGCCTCGGTCAATGGCAACGATTTCCTCACCGACCCGACAGGAAGCAGACGCTTCCTGCCCTTTGAAGTATTGGCAATAGAGATAGACCGAGCCAAGAGCATTCCAATGGATGCCGTTTACAGCGAAGCCAAGACGCGATTGAATGAAGGGTTTCGCTATTGGTTCAATGATGAAGAGATTGCCGAGTTGCATAGAAATAGCGAAGCCTTCCAAGTCTATACGACAGAGATGGAACTGTTGCTCCGCTATTTCACCTTTCCCACGGAAGCGGAGACGGCAACGAAACGCTTCTATATGACCAATTCGGAGATAGTGGGGTATCTCTCCTGCTACACCCGACAACCCCTCTCCACCAAGCGGATGGGCGAAGCCTTGCGAAAGGCAGGCTATACGAGGGAGTGTCGCAGGATAAACGGCAATCCCGTGTATGTCTATGCCGTCCGTAAGATTTACCCCGAGCAACCGCCATAG
- a CDS encoding toprim domain-containing protein: MNNEYYDLQHIKAIPIADYLHACGIEPAKRYNGYALYHAPYREDPNASLKVDFRQNLWHDYGTSQGGSIIDLVMRMRGCSAYEAMAHLAEGKATTLAPFPFHREAHTERKRNEQRQNDARRILSISEELPLHLQNYLREVRKIDLAVASPYLRHIRYEVGGREYSAIGFANCAGGYELRDDKTFKGTIAPKDISVVAGEANNAPLCIFEGFMDFLSYLTMKGKESISPSIVLNSVSNLPRAIAYLHEKGIDSVQAFFDNDQAGRQALHSLQSAGINVEDMSRHYARHKDLNDYHVAQCKQQQEVQQQKPVIVKHKIR, translated from the coding sequence ATGAACAACGAATATTACGACCTACAACACATCAAGGCGATACCGATAGCCGACTACCTGCACGCTTGCGGTATTGAGCCTGCCAAGCGTTACAACGGCTATGCCCTCTATCACGCACCTTACCGAGAAGACCCCAACGCCAGCCTGAAAGTGGACTTTCGACAAAACCTGTGGCACGACTATGGCACGAGCCAAGGCGGAAGCATTATCGACCTTGTGATGCGGATGCGTGGATGTAGTGCCTATGAAGCAATGGCACATCTTGCCGAAGGCAAAGCGACAACCCTCGCCCCCTTTCCCTTTCATCGTGAAGCACACACGGAGCGGAAGAGAAATGAACAGCGACAAAATGATGCAAGGCGTATTCTCTCCATTAGTGAAGAATTGCCTCTGCATCTGCAAAACTATCTCCGAGAAGTACGCAAGATAGACCTTGCCGTGGCAAGTCCCTATCTCCGTCACATTCGCTACGAAGTGGGAGGACGAGAATACTCTGCCATCGGCTTTGCCAATTGTGCAGGAGGGTATGAACTCCGAGACGACAAGACATTCAAGGGAACAATCGCACCAAAGGATATATCCGTAGTTGCGGGAGAAGCGAACAACGCCCCTCTCTGCATCTTCGAGGGCTTTATGGACTTCCTTTCCTATCTCACAATGAAAGGGAAAGAAAGCATTTCGCCTTCCATCGTTCTGAACTCCGTCAGCAATCTACCACGAGCCATTGCCTATCTCCACGAGAAAGGTATCGATTCCGTTCAAGCTTTCTTCGATAACGACCAAGCTGGACGACAAGCCCTACATTCTTTACAATCGGCAGGTATCAACGTGGAGGATATGAGCCGACACTATGCCCGACACAAAGACCTCAACGACTACCACGTTGCTCAATGTAAGCAACAACAAGAAGTACAACAGCAAAAGCCTGTTATTGTCAAACACAAAATAAGATAA
- a CDS encoding DUF3408 domain-containing protein — MKEGIDISHYLNSESSQILSRNITKALSAEQERIQAEQSESSQHSSASEQTLPSQPLTEVKEAEHSEQEKQQVASSSPKRISHKQRQESLDSYRESFLVPHKIIDRKATYLSRTTWERLEFVVRRLGDYGANVSSFLECIALRHLEEYSEDIERWRKL; from the coding sequence ATGAAAGAAGGAATTGATATATCACACTATCTGAACAGTGAAAGTTCTCAGATACTTTCAAGAAATATCACGAAAGCACTCTCTGCGGAACAAGAGAGAATACAAGCAGAGCAATCTGAAAGCTCACAGCATTCCTCAGCATCCGAGCAGACATTGCCTTCCCAGCCTTTGACTGAAGTAAAGGAAGCCGAGCATTCCGAACAGGAGAAGCAACAAGTGGCGTCAAGCAGTCCGAAACGCATCAGCCACAAGCAACGACAAGAGAGCTTGGATAGCTATCGGGAATCCTTTCTCGTTCCCCACAAAATCATCGACCGAAAGGCAACCTATCTTAGTCGCACCACGTGGGAACGCTTAGAATTCGTTGTCCGTCGTTTGGGTGATTACGGAGCGAATGTTTCCAGTTTCTTGGAGTGCATAGCTCTCCGACATCTGGAGGAATATAGCGAGGACATAGAACGCTGGCGCAAACTTTAA
- a CDS encoding ribbon-helix-helix protein, CopG family — protein sequence MKPKTDKEKRKKKSNKTCLLRVRCSEEEKARIQKRAERTGKKLSEFCREALLTGEIVAVPQLGEHEREAIRVLQRVSYFFSHISNLIKTKDPSWVAIAKNLSCISLHAFERFYSPRYRITDEIYDVLNMKRNDSEVQSHSTR from the coding sequence ATGAAACCCAAAACAGATAAAGAGAAAAGGAAGAAGAAGTCCAATAAGACCTGCCTTCTTCGGGTACGCTGCTCCGAAGAGGAGAAAGCAAGGATACAAAAGCGAGCGGAACGGACGGGCAAGAAACTCTCCGAGTTCTGTCGGGAGGCATTGCTTACCGGAGAGATTGTTGCCGTTCCCCAATTGGGAGAACACGAACGGGAAGCCATTCGGGTATTGCAACGGGTCAGCTACTTCTTCAGTCACATTTCCAACTTGATTAAGACGAAAGACCCCTCTTGGGTTGCCATTGCCAAGAACCTTTCTTGCATTTCACTACACGCTTTCGAGCGATTTTACAGTCCTCGGTATCGGATTACGGACGAGATATATGATGTTCTAAATATGAAGCGCAATGATAGCGAAGTGCAAAGCCATAGCACACGGTAA
- a CDS encoding relaxase/mobilization nuclease domain-containing protein, giving the protein MIAKCKAIAHGKTALEYIFRETKLKNKLLIQNLCRDTAERIYEEMNLVNRFNSRCRNKFLRMEIGIAPKDEAGMNWKKLREIACEFIQAMKLQEYQVVAVTHKDTDNLHIHVIANRMSMNGVVYDTTFVSNKAARVAEELSRKHGLTIANEIRVEKRYQKPRANQTREASKERLRTMAYGLLGKYTNGGVNGYASFRYDLRRQGVTVEQMKNKKGGIYGLKFLFEGQTFKASEIGREFGYNSLLKQFGLSYAAPYQSSVPIYQPKAPLQEEKLQPAPSPEPSLVESVVDVAEGIASGVGGVLDFQVHGEDYAETAFQRRLRHEADKKKKRGRRM; this is encoded by the coding sequence ATGATAGCGAAGTGCAAAGCCATAGCACACGGTAAGACGGCATTGGAGTATATCTTCCGAGAAACGAAGCTCAAGAATAAGCTCTTAATCCAGAACCTTTGCAGAGATACGGCAGAGAGAATATACGAAGAGATGAACCTTGTCAATCGGTTCAACAGCCGTTGTCGCAACAAATTCCTGCGGATGGAAATCGGTATCGCTCCGAAAGATGAAGCAGGAATGAATTGGAAGAAGCTCCGAGAAATAGCCTGTGAGTTTATCCAAGCAATGAAATTGCAGGAGTATCAGGTGGTAGCCGTTACGCATAAGGATACCGACAATCTGCACATTCATGTCATTGCCAATCGGATGAGTATGAACGGGGTGGTTTATGATACGACCTTTGTGAGCAACAAGGCAGCACGGGTGGCAGAGGAATTAAGTCGCAAGCACGGTCTAACCATTGCCAACGAGATACGGGTGGAGAAACGGTATCAAAAGCCGAGAGCCAATCAGACACGGGAGGCGAGCAAGGAGAGACTACGTACAATGGCTTACGGATTGTTAGGAAAATATACGAATGGCGGAGTGAATGGCTATGCTTCCTTTCGGTATGATTTGAGACGACAAGGAGTAACCGTTGAACAGATGAAGAACAAGAAAGGCGGAATCTATGGACTGAAGTTTCTTTTTGAGGGGCAGACGTTCAAGGCTTCGGAGATAGGACGAGAGTTTGGATATAACTCTCTGTTGAAGCAGTTCGGATTATCCTATGCTGCTCCCTATCAGTCTTCTGTTCCGATTTATCAGCCGAAAGCCCCTTTACAGGAAGAAAAGCTACAGCCGGCACCAAGTCCTGAACCAAGTCTTGTTGAAAGCGTAGTGGATGTGGCTGAAGGGATTGCATCGGGAGTTGGCGGTGTGTTGGACTTCCAAGTCCACGGAGAGGATTATGCGGAGACCGCCTTTCAGCGAAGATTGCGCCACGAAGCCGACAAGAAAAAGAAACGGGGAAGAAGGATGTAG
- the xpt gene encoding xanthine phosphoribosyltransferase, whose translation MKTLIDRILKEGKCFEGGILKVDKFINHQMDPNLMKQVAVELIRRYASTDINKIITVEASGIAPAIMMGFLLDLPVVFAKKKKPSTMVDMLSTTVVSFTKQREYHVCISSEYLTKDDKVLFVDDFLAYGNAAKGIIDLCRQAGAELVGTGFIIEKAFQNGRKVIEEAGVRCESLAIIESLDNCEIRIRQ comes from the coding sequence ATGAAAACTCTGATTGACCGTATTCTCAAGGAAGGAAAGTGCTTTGAGGGAGGAATATTGAAAGTAGACAAGTTCATCAACCATCAGATGGATCCTAATCTGATGAAACAAGTAGCCGTGGAACTGATTCGCCGTTATGCTTCTACGGACATCAACAAAATTATCACGGTGGAGGCAAGTGGTATTGCGCCTGCCATTATGATGGGATTCCTGTTGGATCTGCCTGTGGTTTTCGCAAAGAAAAAGAAACCGTCTACTATGGTGGATATGCTGTCTACGACGGTTGTTTCGTTTACCAAGCAGCGCGAATACCACGTCTGTATCTCCAGCGAATACCTCACGAAAGACGACAAAGTGCTCTTTGTGGACGACTTCCTCGCATACGGCAATGCGGCAAAGGGAATCATAGACCTTTGCAGACAGGCCGGGGCAGAGCTTGTGGGAACAGGATTCATCATTGAGAAGGCTTTCCAGAATGGTCGAAAAGTGATTGAGGAGGCCGGCGTGCGATGTGAAAGTCTGGCAATAATAGAATCGCTCGACAATTGTGAAATACGGATAAGACAATAG
- a CDS encoding nucleobase:cation symporter-2 family protein: MEKSKELIYGLNDRPPLRESLFAALQHLLAIFVAIITPPLIISSALQFDIETTGFLVSMSLFVSGIATFIQCYKLGPVGAGLLCIQGTSFSFISPIIGAGMLGMANGKMNVEMGLSYIFGACLLASVVEMFVSRILPYMRRIITPLVSGIVVSLIGMCLIKAGINSCGGGNAAMEAGTFGSMQNLGLALLVLVSIIFFNRSNNRFFRMASIVLGLVIGCVAAYFLGMIDFSKLNGAGALNIPQPFKYGLRFDVGSIIGLGLIYLVTAVEAYGDITANSLISDEPVEGPVFMKRAQGGILADGFNSFLAAVFNSFPNSIFAQNNGMIQLTGVASRYVGYFIAAALVLLGLFPVVGQLFSLIPDCVLGGATLLMFGTVAAAGIRIIAATTINRKAVLVMAISFAMGLSVELVPNILGQMPDVIKNIFSSGITMGGLTAILANAFIRIKE, from the coding sequence ATGGAAAAATCTAAAGAACTCATCTATGGTCTGAACGACCGTCCACCATTGCGCGAAAGTTTGTTTGCCGCGCTTCAGCATCTGCTGGCTATCTTTGTTGCCATTATCACTCCTCCGTTGATTATCAGCTCTGCCTTGCAGTTCGATATCGAAACCACAGGTTTTCTGGTATCAATGTCATTGTTCGTTTCGGGTATTGCCACTTTCATTCAGTGCTACAAGCTCGGTCCTGTGGGTGCAGGACTGCTCTGTATTCAGGGCACCTCCTTCTCTTTCATCAGTCCGATTATCGGTGCCGGTATGCTGGGAATGGCGAACGGAAAAATGAATGTGGAGATGGGGCTGAGCTATATCTTCGGTGCTTGTCTGCTGGCATCGGTGGTTGAGATGTTTGTGAGCCGAATCCTGCCTTATATGCGCAGGATTATCACGCCGTTGGTATCGGGTATAGTGGTGTCGCTCATCGGTATGTGCCTTATCAAGGCCGGTATCAATTCGTGTGGCGGAGGCAACGCGGCAATGGAAGCAGGCACTTTCGGATCGATGCAGAACCTTGGACTGGCGTTGCTTGTTTTGGTAAGCATCATTTTCTTCAACCGTTCCAACAACCGTTTCTTCCGAATGGCATCCATCGTCTTGGGATTGGTTATCGGCTGCGTGGCGGCTTATTTCCTCGGAATGATAGATTTCTCTAAACTGAATGGCGCAGGTGCGTTGAACATTCCTCAACCGTTCAAGTATGGTTTGCGTTTCGATGTGGGTTCAATCATTGGCTTGGGGTTGATTTACTTGGTTACGGCTGTTGAGGCCTATGGCGACATTACTGCCAATTCGCTGATTTCCGACGAACCAGTTGAAGGTCCGGTGTTTATGAAACGCGCACAGGGAGGTATTCTTGCCGACGGTTTCAATTCGTTTCTGGCAGCCGTTTTCAATAGTTTCCCGAACTCAATCTTTGCGCAGAACAACGGTATGATTCAATTAACGGGCGTGGCAAGCCGTTATGTTGGCTATTTCATTGCGGCTGCCTTGGTGCTGCTCGGACTGTTTCCGGTGGTGGGGCAGCTTTTCTCATTGATTCCCGACTGCGTGCTCGGTGGTGCAACGCTGCTGATGTTCGGTACGGTGGCTGCTGCCGGTATCAGAATCATCGCCGCAACCACCATCAACCGTAAGGCCGTCTTGGTAATGGCCATCAGCTTCGCAATGGGACTCAGCGTGGAACTGGTGCCGAACATTCTCGGTCAGATGCCCGATGTGATAAAGAATATCTTTTCGAGTGGAATCACTATGGGAGGTCTTACCGCCATTCTTGCCAATGCTTTCATCAGAATTAAAGAATAG
- a CDS encoding DUF4251 domain-containing protein yields MKKIMMLLLGAMLLVGCATVYYDSNGNPVPKEQVMHLKKKAVQGHLAERRYRIFVNRVYPIRGPSHDLRDDWGMEVSGDSVGLFLPYFGRVYQVPYGRGLGLNIITKLQSYEEEPIKNGIRIIMKARSEIESYHIVLEVFNDATVYLNVMPSGKEGISYSGVMELNDAFKVNK; encoded by the coding sequence ATGAAGAAGATAATGATGTTGCTGCTCGGGGCGATGTTGCTCGTCGGCTGTGCAACTGTCTATTATGATTCAAACGGCAATCCTGTTCCGAAAGAACAGGTTATGCACTTGAAGAAGAAAGCCGTGCAAGGACATCTTGCTGAACGCCGATACAGAATTTTCGTGAATCGTGTTTATCCGATACGAGGTCCGTCGCACGATCTTCGAGACGATTGGGGAATGGAAGTGAGCGGCGACTCCGTGGGGTTGTTCCTTCCGTATTTCGGCCGTGTATATCAGGTTCCTTATGGCAGAGGATTGGGCTTGAACATCATTACGAAATTGCAATCCTACGAGGAAGAACCCATCAAGAATGGAATACGTATCATTATGAAGGCTCGTTCGGAAATAGAGAGCTATCACATCGTGCTCGAAGTTTTCAACGATGCCACCGTCTATCTGAACGTAATGCCCAGTGGAAAGGAGGGCATCAGCTATTCCGGCGTGATGGAACTTAATGATGCCTTCAAAGTAAATAAATAA